Genomic window (Streptosporangium brasiliense):
GTACAGGAGTTCGGTCCGGGCCCGGTCGAAGGGGCGCTGATCGAGCCCGCAGTTCGCCAGCGCGCTCCGGTAGTGCGATTCGGCGTGGGCGTCGTCCGCGAGCATCGCGTGGGAGCGGTGCTTGCCGCCCTGGGCCATGGGCCCGCGGACAGCGCCGGTCCGAGGCTCCACGGCCTGGACGATCCGCCGGGCCGGCTCCGGATCCCCGGCGCGTACGGCGGCCTCGACCAGGTCCGGGAGCATCGCGAGCGCGACGAAGTCATTGGAGTGAGGCGAACCCCGCTCGAACAGGCGCATCAGCTCCGCGAACGCCTCCGCTGACGCGCCCTCCCCCAGTGCCAGCAGCCCCAGCGCGCCGGTCGCCGTCGCGGCGGCGATGCGCTCGCGCAGCGGGAACGCGATCTCCAGTGCCTGCCGGGCATACCGGCGGCAGGCCGCGGCCTCGCCGCGCACGGCGGCGAACCGGGCCGACTGGGCGAGGAAGTTGGCCGTCCAGCCCCGCTGGCCGGTCTCGTAGCTGAAGCGGAGACCTTCCTCGGCATGCGCGGTCCCCTCCGCCCAGTGCCCGAGCCGGAACTCGATGTCGGCCTGGTAGAACAGCACCTCGGTGAGCAGCGCGGCGGAGCCTTCGGCGCGGGCCCGGCGGCCGGTGGCCTCGGCGAGCCGGAGGGCCTGGTGGTCGTCGGGCCCCATCCAGCCGATCACGGTCGCCCACATCCACTGCCGCTCATCGCCCCCGCCTCGGCCCCGAGGCAGGATGCCTGGCAGTTCCCACAGCTCGGCCCCGGTGATGACGCCCTCGAAGCCGCCGAGGAGACCCGCGGCGGCGCGGAGCGTCGCCGGTGAGCAGTCCAGGTCGGTGATGCGCCGGGTCGCCAGCAGCGCCGCCTCCATGTCTCCGGCGTGCAACGCCGATCCGCCCGCGAGCAGGAGGGTCCAGGCGGCCTCCTCGGGCTCGGCCGACGACATGAGCTCGGCGCACCGCATCAGGTGTGAGTAGGCGATCGCCGGGTCTCCGCCGTACAGCTCGATGATCCCGTTGAGCTGGGCCAGTGTCACAGCGGGCACGGGCTCGGCCATGACCTGGTCGACGAGCGTCCTGGCCAGGCCGGGCCGGCCCGCGTCCAGCGCCACGAAGGCGGCGGTCACCGTCCTCTGGCGGCGATCGGCGGGCGACTCGCTGAGCCGCGCGGCATGCTGCAGGACGGAGATCGCCGCCGCCGCGCCGCCGCGCCGCCGGGCGGCGTCGGCGCTGTGCTCCAACTCGGCGGCGATCTTCTCGTCCGGTGCGGTCGTGGCCACGGCGCGGTGCCAGATCGCCTGGCCGTCCTTTCCGGTCGCGCTCAGGTGCGCGGCGATGGCCAGGTGCGCGGCGCGGCGGTGCTCGAAAGGCGCGTCCGCGTAAACGGCGGAGCGGATCAGCGGGTGCCGGAAGCGGATCTCGATCCCGTTGAGCTCCACCAGTCCCGACCGCTCGGCCGGGTCCAGCGCGTCGGCCGGCAGGCCGAGCCGGGCGGCGGCCCCGAGCACGGTGCCGGCGTCCCCGGTCTCCTCGGCCGCCGCCACCAGCAGTACCGCGCGACCGTCCGCCGACAGGCCTTCGACCTGGCGCAGGAACGCCGCCCGGACTCTGGCGCTCACGGGCAGGGTCCGGGTCATGGCGAGGTCGGGCATGGCACGATCGGGTCCGTCGAGCCGGGCCAGCTCGATCAGGGCGAGCGGGTTGCCGCCGGTCGCCGTGAAGAGGGCATCGCGTTGGCGCGCGGGCAGCGTCCAGCCGTGCGCGTCGAGCAGCCGCGCGGCATCCTCCGGCGGCAGCCCGTACAGCACCAGTTCGGACAGCCCGGCCGTGTTGACGGGCAGCGGCTCGGGTTCGCGTACGGCGAGCAGCATCGCGATGGGCTCGTCGGCCAGCCGGCGAGCGGCGAACAGCAGGGCGGCGGCCGAGGCGCGGTCCAGCCACTGCACGTCGTCGACGGTGACCAGCAGGGGGCGGTCCGCCGCCACCGCCGCGAGCAGCGTGAGCACCGCCGCGGAGACCAGGAAGTCCGAGACCGGGAAGTCCGGGGCCGCGGAGTCGGTGAGGCCGAGCGCCCCGCGCAGCGCCTCGGCCTGGACGCCGGGCAGCGCGTCAAGGTGATCGAGCACCGGCCGGAGCAGTCCGAGCAGCCCGCTGAACGCGTGCTCGACCTCGGAGTCGACGCCGGCGCACGCGAGCACCCGCATGGGCCCGGAGGCAGCCGCGCTCTCGGCGGCATGGCGCAGCAGCGAACTCTTGCCGATGCCCGCCTCGCCGCGCAGGACCAGCGCCCCGCTGCGTCCGCCTCGCGCGTCGGCGAGCAGCCGGGCGATGGTCTCTCGTTCCCGGTGCCGGCCGTGCATCACCTTCCCCGTCTCCGCCGGGGGTGTCCCGGGCGACTGCAGTCGGTTCGACTCTGGCCTCGGATCCGCGTACCCGCGAGGCTGGCCGCGATGGGCGAGCTGCGCGCCCGCCGCGACTTCGGTGAGGAGACCTTCTGTGGCCATGACGTTGATGGGATCGGGTTCGGCGCCCGGCGAGGACGGGGCGGGGACACCGCCTCCGCACCCGGCGGCGCAGTCACGGCGTCGGCGCCAGCTCGGCTGGATCATTCCGCTGTTCATCGTGATGCTCGCGTTCGTGGTGTACTCGGTGCCGCCGTACCTCACCTTCGACCCGGCGCAATCACGGGTTGAGCTGTCCGATTCGCCGCCATTTTTCTACTCCCTACTTGTGGCGCACATCATTTTCGGCACGGTGGCCCTGCTGACGGGGTGCTTCCAGGTGTGGCCGTGGTTCCGCCGCTCCTACCCCAGGGCTCACCGCTGGACGGGGCGGGCGTACTTCTTCCTCGGCGTGTTCCCCGCCGGCATCACCGTTCTGGGAGTCGCCCCGTTCGGCCACACGGGGTTCGGTGGAAACACCGGGAACACCATGCTGGGCGTGGTGTGGCTGATCACCGGTCTCGCCGGGTGGCGGATGGCTCGGCAGCGGCGGTTCCCCGAGCACCGCAGGTGGATGATCCGCAGCTTCGCGCTGACCACGTCCATCGTGGCGAGCCGGCTGTGGGCCGGGGTGCTGCTCGCCGTCCAGCTGCCGCGGCTCGACAGCGCCTACGGCGGCGACCAGCAAGCGATGATCGAGGCGATCGGTTCCGCCGGCGTATGGCTCAGCTGGGTCGTCAACCTGCTGATCGCGGAATGGTGGCTGGAGTACACGGACCACACGGGCAAGCCCAGGTCCCGCAGACGTCCGCGGGTCCGCGCCGCCTCCGCGTCCACGGCCGCCTCCGGGGCAGGACGGCCCGCCGGCTGAGCCGGGCGTCGTGCTCGGCGATCCGGTTGGCGGCCGGCCTCCGGATCCGGCCACCGGCGGCATGTGAGCGGTCGACCGGGAGGTCACCTCGCTCGTGAACGGGATGACAGGGCGGCCGGCGCCGTGGACGCCCGCGGACAGGTGGAGGCCGCCGAGAAGGCCCGCCGAACCGCGGCTCAGGACTGCTCCATCCGTACGGCGACCCCGTCGAGGATCAGCTCCAGCCCAAGTGAGAAGTCCGCGTCGGCGACCGTCTCGTCGGGAGTGTTCGACGGCGGCGTCTCGAACAGTGTCGAGGAGAACAGCCGGGCCGTCTCGGGGAAGCGCTCGGGGTCGACGAGCCGCACCAGCGCGCGGGCTTGGGCGCGCTCGGCGTCGGCCTGCCCCTGATCTTCGGCTCTGCTCTCGGCGAGGTCGCTGTGCTGCCGCACGGACTGGAGCACGTAGCCACCGATCAGCGACAGGACGCCGACCTTGTGCGCCCGGTCGAGGCGGGTGCGGGACATGACCGCCAGCGCGGCCTCCATCCACGCGATCCCGTTCGGTCCGGAAGGCGGTCCGGAGATGGGCACGCGCGTCAGCCACGGCCGCTGCTGGAACACCGCGCGCTGTGCGGAGGCCCACCTGCGCAGCCCTTCGCGCCAGTCGCCGGTGCCCATGTCCGGCGGCATGCCCAGGGCGTGGTCGGTCATGAGCGTGAGCAGCTCGTCCTTGGATCCGACGTGCCTGTAGAGCGACATCCCTGTGAAGCCGAGGCTCTTGGCGACCTTGGGAATCGTCACGCCGCCGAGCCCGTCACAGTCAGCGATCTCCACCGCCGTGGCGACGATCAGGTCGACGTCGAGGGCCGCGGGCCGCCCGAGACGCGAGGGCTCCGTCATCCTCCACAGCCGGCGCAGCGCCGCCGGAACGAAGTGCTCGCTGGTCATGGCTCCCTCGCTCACCCCAGGAATTCAGCCCCGTCATGCCAGGGTCCTCATTAGTGTATCCACAATACTTTCTCTGTGAAACTAACACCTGCGTCTCAGGAGAGGTACAAACATGAGCATTCACACCGCACCGCGGACATCGAGAGGTCCGGTGCGGCGCGCCGAACGCGCCCTCGCACCGGACCTGGCCCGGGGAGCGATGTTGCTGATCATCGCGCTGGCCAACGTCGCCGGAGTCGTCTTCGCCGGCGAGCCCGGCCTCGACGCCACGCCGGACGGCGTCGACCGCGGCTTGAACTTCCTGCTCTTCGAACTCGTCCATGCCCGCGGGTACCCGGTCTTCGCCGTGATGTTCGGCTACGGTCTCGTCCAGCTCGCCCGCCGCCAGGATGCCTCCGGGGCCACGCCGGAGCAGGTCCGCTCGGTGCTGATGCGCCGCAACCTCTGGCTCGTCGCATTCGGGTCCGTACACGCCGCGTTGCTGTACTACGGCGACTTCCTCGGCGCGTACGGGATCGTCGGGATCGTGATGACCCTGGTGCTGCTACGTCGCGGCGACAAGTTCCACCGGACCGTGCTGGTGCTCTGGGCGCTGTACGCGGTCGAGATCCTGGTCCTCGGCGTCATCGTGCTGAGCCGCACCCTCGGAGGTCAGGGCGGGTCGGCCCCGCTGCCGACGGGCCACGTCGACTCCCTCGCCGCAGCCGGATACTTCGCCTCCATGCTGGACCGCCTCGCCGAATGGCCGATGCACACGCTGACCGTCCTGCCCTTCATCCTCATCGCCTGGCTGGGCATGTGGGCCGCCCGCCACCGCGTCCTCGAAGAGCCCGCCCGCCACAAGACCCTGCTCTCCTGGACCGCTGTCCTCGGACTCGGCGTCGCCGTCGCCGGAGGTCTCCCGACCGCCCTGGTCAGCGCTGGATGGCTGCACGTCGACGAGTCGGCTGCCAGTCTGATGCTGCTGCTCCATGGCGGCAGCGGCATGTTCGCCGGCCCGGGGTACGTGGCCGTCTTCGGCCTGATCGTCATGCGGATCACCCGGCCCGGCCCCGTTGTCGGCGCGCTCTCGGCCCTGGGCCGGCGTTCCCTGTCAGGATACCTGTTCCAGTCGGTGGCCTGGCTCGTTCTCCTGGCGCCCTTCACACTCGACCTCGGCGACCGTTTCGGCAGCCCCACGGTGACCGGCCTGGTCATCGCGGTGGCCGTCTGGCTCGCGACCGTCCTGATCGCCCGCCTGCTCGAAAAGCGTCATCAGGCCGGTCCCGCCGAGACCGTCCTGCGCCGCCTGACCTACGGGCCTCGGGCATAGTCGCCGCAGCACGAAGCATCGTCGGTGGCGCCCGGCATGGTGAGGCCATGGCCGAGGCGCCCCCCCTTCCACCGCCGAGCCGAGGATGCTTCCCCGCCGGTGGGGCAGGGTGTCGCCCGGCAGCTGGACCGACGCAAGGACCGGTTCATCCTCCGCGACATTCGGTGACCGTCTCGCTGCCCTCACTCCGGCTGCCCGCGACGCCCCAGAATGGGAGGCATGACCTCACGGATCTACCACGGCACGGGCCCGGGGCCGATCACCCCGGACGGTTGCGCGGTCGACTACTACGCCACCCTCACCGCGGGCGGCGAACCTGAACTCATCCACGCCGCTGTCCCGCCCAGGGCGAGCATCCTCGAACTCGGAGCCGGCACCGGGCGCATCACCCATCCCCTGCTGGAACTCGGGCACGAGGTCGTCGCTGTCGACGAATCCCCCGAGATGCTCGCCCACATCACCGGAGCCGAGACCGTCTGTTCCCGCATCCAGACCCTGGCCCTGCCCCGGACCTTCGATCTGGTGCTGCTGATGTCGTTCGTCGTCGAGACCGCCGACGACGACCTGCGCGCCGCGTTCCTGCGTACCTGCCGCCGACACGTCGCCGACGACGGCTGCGTCATCCTGCAGCGCAAGCCCCCCGAGTGGTACGACACCATCCAGCCGTTCGAACGCCGGGCCGATGACGGCCGCACCGTCCGCATGACCGACATCGGCCGTCCCGGACCAGATCTGCTGGAGGCCACCATGGAGTACGTCATCGGCGAGCGGCGCTGGACCCATACCTTCGTCAGCCGCCGTCTCGACGACGACCGTCTCAGCCGCGAGCTCGACCAAGTCGGCCTGACGGTCTCCGGTTTCCTCGACGATGACCGCGGATGGGTGCGCGCCGTGCCTCGCTGATCCACAGTCCTCCCCGCGCAGCCAGGACCCGGGGTGTCGGTAAGACTCGTGTCACCGACACCCCGAGAAGTGCGAGACAGCTGGGCTGCGGGGCTTGATCGGCAACGGAACGGTCAGTGGCGTCAGCAGGCCGACGCGGGCGGAGTTGCCGCCATCCACCGGTCCAGCCCCGAACTCCCTCCTATCCGCTACGCCGGCAGTGGCGGAGACGGCGTGCCGCTGGTGTTCTCTCATCCGCCGGCCGCGAGCGGGGCCGCCACGGCGGGCGTCCCAGGTGTTCGACAACGACATGATCATCTACGCCCGGTCGCTGCGCGAGCACGGCCTGGCCGTGCCCTACATCGCCGGGCCGACCAGTCCTGTTTGGTAGGCGATGACGACCAGTTGCGCACGGTCGCGCGCACCCAGTTTCGTCATCGCGCGGCTGACATGGGTGCGTGCGGTGGCCGGGCTGAGGAACAACTCCCCGCCGATCTCGTCGTTGTTCAGGCCCTGTCCCACCAGGGCCAGCACTTCGCGCTCACGCTGGGTCAGCACCGCGAGCCGGCCCTCTCCGGCCTGCGCGGCTGTCCGTCGCGTGGTGACCTGCGCGATGAGGCGTCGGGTGACCCGCGGTGCGAGCAGCGCCTCTCCATCAGCGACCACCCGGATGGCATGCAGGAGTTCGGCCGGGCCGGCGTCCTTGAGCAGGAAGCCGCTGGCACCGGCCTGCAAGGCGTCGAAGACGTACTCGTCGGTGTCGTAGGTGGTGAGGATGAGGACGCGGACCTGCTCCAACCCGTGCGTCTGCGCGATCTGGGCGGTGGCTTGAATCCCGTCCAGCCTGGGCATGCGGATGTCCATGAGGACGACGTCGGGGCGGGTGGCGCGGGCCCGTTCCACGGCTTCGGCGCCGTTGGCGGCTTCTCCCACCACGGTGATGCCGTCCTCGAGGTCGAGCAGGACCCTGAACCCCGATCGCACGAGACCCTCGTCGTCGGCGAGCAGCACCTTGATCGGAGCGTTGGTCGACGGTGAGGCGGCCGCCGCGTTCACAGGCTTGACCCGGTCGGTGTGAGGGGCAGTCGTGCCTTGACTTCGAACCCGCCACCCGCAAGCGGCCCGGCGTCGAGGTCTCCGCCCAGCAGCCGGCAGCGCTCGCGCATGCCGACGATCCCGCGGCCGGACGCGGCCGAACTGCCCGTGCCGCTCGGATGCCGGGCCGGTAGGCGCGGATCCGCGGAGTCATGACCTGGGGCGGCACGGCGGCCCTCATCGGTCACGCGGATCTCCAAGGCGTCGATGCCGGCCTTCAGCGCCACCGTCACCCGGGTCGGGCCGGCGTGGCGGATCACGTTGGTGATCGATTCCTGAAGGATTCGGTAGGCGGCGCTTCCCACCGCGCTGGGCAACGGCGCCGCGGGCGAGGCCTCCTCGAGCTTGATGTCGAGTCCCGCCTCGCGCGCCTTGGCGGCCAGTTCGTCGATCTGCCCCAGCCCGGGGTACGGCACCCGCCCGTCGTCACCGTCGTCGTCACGGAGTACCCCGAGGATGGCCCGCATCTCCCGCAGCGCCCGGGAACTGGTCTGCTCGATGACTCGCAGCGCCTCGCGCGCCACTTCCGGCCGCTTGTCGAGCACATGCGCGGTGACGCCGGACTGGACGTTGATGATCGCTATGGCGTGCGCGACGGTGTCGTGGACCTCGCGCGCGATCCGGAGCCGTTCGGCGTCCACACGCGCCCGCGCCTCCTCCTCGCGAGTCCGTTCGGCCAACTCGGCGCGCTGCTGAGCCTCGGCCGCGATGACCTGTCGGGACCGGACGGACTCGCCGAGGGCCGCGCTCATGACCGACGCGCCGATCCGGAAGAACACCCAGCCGATGGCGGCGCGTGGCTCGATGTCGGCCGCGGCGACCAGCCAGCCGATGGCCAGCACCGAGGTGCCCACGCCGGCGATCACCAGCGACCGGCGCCCGTCTCCGTAGGCGGCGAGGGTGTACAGGGCGACGAAGAGCCCGAGCCAGCCGGGCCCGTCCGGGAAGTCAAGGCCGAAGTACACCAAGCTGGCGAGCGCGGCGGTGACGAACACCGGCACCGGCCATCGGCGGCGGACGGCCACGACCACGCCACTGGCGATCAGCAGGACATATCCCAGGTTTCCGAGGTCGCTCAGCGGCCGCTGTACCACCTCGCCGGTATTACGGACGATCGTGCCCTGAACCTGCATCACGGTGATGAAGAGCGCGAGCAACACGTCCTGCGCCGGCACAGGCAGGCGCCACGGCACCACGCGGTGTTCCATGCCGCGATCCTACGGTTCCCGCGCGTGAGAACACTCCGCCCAGACGCGCGGTGGCCTACGACAACGGGCGTACCGAGGCACGAGGTGCTCTACGCAGAACTGCGTAGCCGCTGCCATCCACTGTCGGAGGCCGCGGCCGCCCCGACGGCGCGATGATCGATTCCGCGAAAGACCTCCCAGGCGCTCGCGCTCGTCACCGTAGCCTCGGCCGCCATAGGCCGAGTCACCGCGCTGCGCATGCCGCCGACGCCCGTTATTCGACCGAAAGGATCCTCAATGTCTGTTCTGTTGGTGCTTGCCGCACAGGCGGCCTCGCCCGTCTGTACGACGTCGGCAGAATGCGCGGGCCAGGGTGTCGATACTTTCCTCGGGACCCCTGAGCGAATCTGGGCCAGTGTGGCCGCACTGGTGGCGCTGGGCGGCGTGGTCATCGGCGGGCTGGCGCTGCGCTCCGTCCGTCGTATCGGCAACAGCGGGAGGAAGGGAGCCATCGCGGCCCTGGTGGTGGGGCTGACCGGCGGGCTCAACGGCGCGGTGAAACTGGCTGTCGCCGACGGTGGTCTCGGCACCGGCAACGGAGTATTCGGGGCGGCCTTGGCCCTGGTGCTTGGGCTCGTCGGCGCGGTCCTCGGCGGGCTGGCTCTGGCCCGCTCCCGCCGCACCGCGCTGAGCGGCTGACCGCAGCGGATACAAGCGCGCGATCGAGGCCCTGATGACCGTACACACCTCGATCACCGCGCGGCGACCGCTCCTCGTGATCTTGTACGTACATACGTACAGGCAGACAGCTGTACATCAACAAGGGCGGCTGCCCTACCAATCCGACACCAACGCCAAGGCCGCGGTCGACGTCTGCCGAAAGGTGAACGCCGCAGCCGCAGCCGCAG
Coding sequences:
- a CDS encoding sensor histidine kinase is translated as MEHRVVPWRLPVPAQDVLLALFITVMQVQGTIVRNTGEVVQRPLSDLGNLGYVLLIASGVVVAVRRRWPVPVFVTAALASLVYFGLDFPDGPGWLGLFVALYTLAAYGDGRRSLVIAGVGTSVLAIGWLVAAADIEPRAAIGWVFFRIGASVMSAALGESVRSRQVIAAEAQQRAELAERTREEEARARVDAERLRIAREVHDTVAHAIAIINVQSGVTAHVLDKRPEVAREALRVIEQTSSRALREMRAILGVLRDDDGDDGRVPYPGLGQIDELAAKAREAGLDIKLEEASPAAPLPSAVGSAAYRILQESITNVIRHAGPTRVTVALKAGIDALEIRVTDEGRRAAPGHDSADPRLPARHPSGTGSSAASGRGIVGMRERCRLLGGDLDAGPLAGGGFEVKARLPLTPTGSSL
- a CDS encoding TetR/AcrR family transcriptional regulator — its product is MTSEHFVPAALRRLWRMTEPSRLGRPAALDVDLIVATAVEIADCDGLGGVTIPKVAKSLGFTGMSLYRHVGSKDELLTLMTDHALGMPPDMGTGDWREGLRRWASAQRAVFQQRPWLTRVPISGPPSGPNGIAWMEAALAVMSRTRLDRAHKVGVLSLIGGYVLQSVRQHSDLAESRAEDQGQADAERAQARALVRLVDPERFPETARLFSSTLFETPPSNTPDETVADADFSLGLELILDGVAVRMEQS
- a CDS encoding class I SAM-dependent methyltransferase is translated as MTSRIYHGTGPGPITPDGCAVDYYATLTAGGEPELIHAAVPPRASILELGAGTGRITHPLLELGHEVVAVDESPEMLAHITGAETVCSRIQTLALPRTFDLVLLMSFVVETADDDLRAAFLRTCRRHVADDGCVILQRKPPEWYDTIQPFERRADDGRTVRMTDIGRPGPDLLEATMEYVIGERRWTHTFVSRRLDDDRLSRELDQVGLTVSGFLDDDRGWVRAVPR
- a CDS encoding AAA family ATPase, with protein sequence MHGRHRERETIARLLADARGGRSGALVLRGEAGIGKSSLLRHAAESAAASGPMRVLACAGVDSEVEHAFSGLLGLLRPVLDHLDALPGVQAEALRGALGLTDSAAPDFPVSDFLVSAAVLTLLAAVAADRPLLVTVDDVQWLDRASAAALLFAARRLADEPIAMLLAVREPEPLPVNTAGLSELVLYGLPPEDAARLLDAHGWTLPARQRDALFTATGGNPLALIELARLDGPDRAMPDLAMTRTLPVSARVRAAFLRQVEGLSADGRAVLLVAAAEETGDAGTVLGAAARLGLPADALDPAERSGLVELNGIEIRFRHPLIRSAVYADAPFEHRRAAHLAIAAHLSATGKDGQAIWHRAVATTAPDEKIAAELEHSADAARRRGGAAAAISVLQHAARLSESPADRRQRTVTAAFVALDAGRPGLARTLVDQVMAEPVPAVTLAQLNGIIELYGGDPAIAYSHLMRCAELMSSAEPEEAAWTLLLAGGSALHAGDMEAALLATRRITDLDCSPATLRAAAGLLGGFEGVITGAELWELPGILPRGRGGGDERQWMWATVIGWMGPDDHQALRLAEATGRRARAEGSAALLTEVLFYQADIEFRLGHWAEGTAHAEEGLRFSYETGQRGWTANFLAQSARFAAVRGEAAACRRYARQALEIAFPLRERIAAATATGALGLLALGEGASAEAFAELMRLFERGSPHSNDFVALAMLPDLVEAAVRAGDPEPARRIVQAVEPRTGAVRGPMAQGGKHRSHAMLADDAHAESHYRSALANCGLDQRPFDRARTELLYGEWLHRNHRRTEAQPMLRAASETFDTLGAQPWARRALARLRAAGGTPPRPDRPVAALLSPQELEVSRLAAKGLSNREIGDRMHLSPRTVGSHLYRAFPKLGISTRAELRDLDLD
- a CDS encoding DUF2306 domain-containing protein — encoded protein: MTLMGSGSAPGEDGAGTPPPHPAAQSRRRRQLGWIIPLFIVMLAFVVYSVPPYLTFDPAQSRVELSDSPPFFYSLLVAHIIFGTVALLTGCFQVWPWFRRSYPRAHRWTGRAYFFLGVFPAGITVLGVAPFGHTGFGGNTGNTMLGVVWLITGLAGWRMARQRRFPEHRRWMIRSFALTTSIVASRLWAGVLLAVQLPRLDSAYGGDQQAMIEAIGSAGVWLSWVVNLLIAEWWLEYTDHTGKPRSRRRPRVRAASASTAASGAGRPAG
- a CDS encoding response regulator transcription factor; amino-acid sequence: MNAAAASPSTNAPIKVLLADDEGLVRSGFRVLLDLEDGITVVGEAANGAEAVERARATRPDVVLMDIRMPRLDGIQATAQIAQTHGLEQVRVLILTTYDTDEYVFDALQAGASGFLLKDAGPAELLHAIRVVADGEALLAPRVTRRLIAQVTTRRTAAQAGEGRLAVLTQREREVLALVGQGLNNDEIGGELFLSPATARTHVSRAMTKLGARDRAQLVVIAYQTGLVGPAM
- a CDS encoding DUF418 domain-containing protein, with protein sequence MSIHTAPRTSRGPVRRAERALAPDLARGAMLLIIALANVAGVVFAGEPGLDATPDGVDRGLNFLLFELVHARGYPVFAVMFGYGLVQLARRQDASGATPEQVRSVLMRRNLWLVAFGSVHAALLYYGDFLGAYGIVGIVMTLVLLRRGDKFHRTVLVLWALYAVEILVLGVIVLSRTLGGQGGSAPLPTGHVDSLAAAGYFASMLDRLAEWPMHTLTVLPFILIAWLGMWAARHRVLEEPARHKTLLSWTAVLGLGVAVAGGLPTALVSAGWLHVDESAASLMLLLHGGSGMFAGPGYVAVFGLIVMRITRPGPVVGALSALGRRSLSGYLFQSVAWLVLLAPFTLDLGDRFGSPTVTGLVIAVAVWLATVLIARLLEKRHQAGPAETVLRRLTYGPRA
- a CDS encoding DUF6223 family protein; amino-acid sequence: MSVLLVLAAQAASPVCTTSAECAGQGVDTFLGTPERIWASVAALVALGGVVIGGLALRSVRRIGNSGRKGAIAALVVGLTGGLNGAVKLAVADGGLGTGNGVFGAALALVLGLVGAVLGGLALARSRRTALSG